One stretch of Lacrimispora sphenoides DNA includes these proteins:
- a CDS encoding GNAT family N-acetyltransferase, translating to MFEFKDFDYLTDGEIDLKIEEKAPSNEEKGYVPAYKYKITLHKSDDGIGAIDIRIGDNENLYYGGHIGYMIKEGYRGNSYASKACKIIKNVAIAHGMNRLIITCNPDNFPSRKTCEKAGLKLKEIVNLPPYNEMYESGERQKCIYEWILG from the coding sequence ATGTTTGAGTTTAAAGATTTTGATTATTTAACCGATGGAGAAATTGATTTAAAGATTGAAGAAAAAGCTCCATCTAATGAGGAAAAGGGTTATGTACCGGCATATAAATACAAAATTACATTACATAAATCAGACGATGGCATAGGTGCTATTGACATTCGGATCGGGGACAATGAAAACTTATATTACGGGGGGCATATTGGCTATATGATTAAAGAAGGTTATCGAGGAAACAGTTATGCTTCAAAGGCATGTAAAATCATCAAAAATGTAGCGATTGCCCATGGGATGAATAGGCTTATAATAACATGCAATCCAGACAACTTTCCATCACGAAAAACTTGCGAGAAAGCAGGCCTTAAACTTAAAGAAATAGTAAATTTACCACCATATAATGAAATGTACGAAAGTGGAGAGCGACAAAAGTGTATCTATGAATGGATCTTAGGATAA
- a CDS encoding ATP-dependent DNA ligase, with product MDIFESRNISPMLISEMVEPFDSPNFIYEIKWDGIRTLSFLDTKTDMRNKRNKLMIPIFPELESLYRQVKTKCIIDHELLVLKNGIPDFYEVQKRALMSNSFKIKLAADKYPASVIAYDILYYKDKDITMLPLMERKKYLTDVVIENHLISVSRFIENDGIKLFELVKEKGLEGTVAKRKDSLYWQGKRTKDWVKCKIMSTDDCVICGYIPKENNMTSMVLGQYDDDVLVYKGHVTLGVSLRVLKEHKYKVIDYSPFGYVPPGNDDCVWLAPELVCIVESMPTEKEGFRQPVFKGIRDDKPAIECKV from the coding sequence ATGGATATTTTTGAAAGCAGGAATATAAGCCCGATGCTGATTTCGGAAATGGTAGAACCATTTGATTCTCCAAATTTTATCTACGAGATAAAATGGGACGGGATCAGGACTTTGTCTTTTTTGGACACAAAAACAGATATGAGAAACAAGAGAAACAAACTAATGATTCCCATATTCCCAGAGCTGGAAAGTCTTTATAGACAGGTTAAAACGAAATGCATCATTGACCACGAGTTGCTTGTACTCAAAAATGGCATCCCTGATTTCTATGAGGTGCAAAAACGAGCGTTGATGAGTAATTCATTTAAAATAAAATTAGCCGCCGATAAATATCCGGCCAGTGTCATCGCTTATGACATCTTATACTATAAAGATAAGGATATTACTATGCTCCCCTTAATGGAGAGAAAAAAATATCTTACTGATGTTGTAATTGAAAATCATTTAATCTCCGTTTCAAGATTTATAGAAAATGATGGAATAAAATTATTTGAACTTGTTAAAGAAAAAGGTCTCGAAGGAACCGTTGCAAAAAGAAAAGACAGTCTTTATTGGCAAGGTAAACGAACCAAAGACTGGGTAAAATGTAAAATAATGTCCACAGACGATTGTGTGATCTGCGGATACATTCCGAAAGAAAATAATATGACCAGCATGGTTCTTGGCCAATACGATGATGATGTACTTGTATATAAGGGTCATGTTACACTCGGTGTAAGCTTAAGAGTATTAAAAGAGCATAAATATAAAGTGATCGATTACTCCCCTTTCGGTTATGTACCACCAGGAAACGATGATTGTGTTTGGCTGGCCCCGGAACTCGTTTGTATCGTGGAATCAATGCCTACTGAAAAAGAAGGCTTTAGGCAGCCTGTATTCAAAGGTATACGAGATGATAAGCCAGCCATAGAATGTAAGGTATAA
- a CDS encoding ATP-dependent DNA ligase, with amino-acid sequence MDMFDEKGIKPMLISERVDPYDDVDSIFELKFDGIRCIAYIDDQSTDLRNKRNMMLLPRFPELELLHEGCKQKCILDGELIVLVNGKPDFYEVQRRTVLTDPFKIELAYKKHPAGFVAYDILYYKDKPVTDLPLMERKKLLDEVISESDILSKSRYIETDGIAMYKFAEDFNLEGVVGKKKSSLYWFGKKSKEWKKIKVLKEEDFICIGYMFNKNSMTTLILAKYDDKNKLIITNHVSLGVSIAKLKQHGMKISDCPIDSLTGYADATWIEPMVCTIEYMPSEKEGIRQPTFKSVRVDKLPEKCRLHNTH; translated from the coding sequence ATGGATATGTTTGATGAAAAAGGTATCAAACCTATGCTAATATCAGAAAGAGTTGATCCGTATGACGATGTGGATTCTATCTTTGAGCTTAAATTTGACGGAATCAGATGTATTGCATATATAGATGATCAATCTACTGATTTAAGGAATAAACGGAATATGATGTTATTGCCAAGATTCCCGGAATTAGAACTATTACATGAGGGCTGCAAACAGAAATGCATACTTGACGGAGAGTTAATCGTATTAGTCAATGGGAAGCCAGATTTTTACGAAGTCCAAAGAAGGACGGTCTTAACTGATCCCTTTAAGATAGAACTAGCGTATAAAAAACACCCAGCCGGTTTTGTGGCTTATGATATACTTTACTATAAAGACAAACCCGTAACTGATTTGCCGCTGATGGAGCGCAAAAAGTTGTTGGACGAAGTAATATCAGAAAGCGATATTTTGTCAAAATCTCGATACATTGAAACTGATGGAATAGCAATGTACAAATTCGCGGAAGATTTCAACTTGGAGGGTGTCGTTGGAAAAAAGAAATCAAGCCTATATTGGTTTGGGAAAAAGTCAAAAGAATGGAAGAAAATTAAAGTACTCAAAGAAGAAGATTTTATATGCATAGGTTATATGTTCAATAAAAACAGCATGACTACCCTGATACTAGCGAAGTATGATGACAAGAATAAACTAATTATTACGAACCATGTTTCTCTCGGAGTAAGTATCGCTAAGCTTAAACAACATGGCATGAAAATTTCCGATTGCCCCATAGATAGTTTAACCGGATATGCCGATGCAACATGGATTGAGCCAATGGTATGTACTATTGAATATATGCCTTCTGAGAAAGAAGGAATACGCCAACCGACATTCAAAAGTGTGCGAGTCGACAAATTGCCTGAAAAATGTAGATTACACAATACACATTGA
- a CDS encoding DUF3837 family protein, translating into MVYYINKQAIEIKSQFDGVLLTSTNECCCAIGILAKIYGLPMPTKFETLEEMKEDLHKQIDRKPIPSEYASKVINMLDGYIKPDTITNELYDLLQYAYNEQHGFEPAYKPK; encoded by the coding sequence GTGGTATACTATATTAACAAGCAAGCTATAGAGATAAAATCGCAATTTGATGGGGTTTTACTGACCTCAACAAATGAATGCTGTTGCGCAATTGGAATTCTGGCAAAAATATACGGCCTTCCTATGCCAACAAAATTTGAAACTCTAGAAGAGATGAAAGAAGATTTACACAAACAAATTGACAGAAAGCCTATACCGTCTGAATATGCATCAAAAGTAATTAACATGCTCGACGGATATATTAAGCCAGACACTATCACAAATGAATTATATGACCTATTGCAATATGCTTATAATGAGCAGCACGGATTTGAACCAGCTTACAAACCGAAGTAA
- a CDS encoding AraC family transcriptional regulator translates to MHAWESIQKVLDYIEDNLAQSYSPEELSRVAALSPFYFQRLFTRLVKRPVNEYVKMRRLARACETLDDKGRRILDIALECGFHSHEHFTKTFKSAFGITPEEYRNNPVRLNQIMKPDLLLGYTMIDENVPLITDSIVLEISRKTIVVPERYIGFSAPVSISQQTPLGDTTGIDVPGLLWDKFHKQKEGIKGLVPNGIEFAASSFGENEDGTFTYFVGASAIPGTTAYSDLVTWELPAAEYIVCSFEAESFEELITSALDKSMNYLFLVWLPKHNLSTQPFSAEKYISVNPQMCKMELWVIPISDIDQKK, encoded by the coding sequence ATGCACGCATGGGAATCAATCCAAAAAGTACTTGATTACATTGAAGACAATTTAGCGCAAAGCTATTCGCCTGAAGAACTTTCAAGGGTTGCCGCTCTTTCGCCGTTCTATTTTCAACGCCTGTTTACCCGCCTTGTGAAGCGTCCTGTAAATGAGTACGTTAAAATGCGCAGGCTTGCAAGGGCATGTGAAACGCTCGATGATAAGGGCAGGCGCATACTGGATATTGCCCTTGAATGTGGCTTTCATAGCCATGAGCATTTTACAAAAACATTCAAAAGCGCATTTGGAATAACTCCAGAGGAATACCGCAACAATCCTGTTCGGCTGAATCAGATTATGAAACCTGATTTATTGCTTGGCTATACAATGATTGACGAAAATGTGCCGCTGATTACTGACAGTATTGTTTTGGAAATATCGCGCAAAACAATAGTTGTTCCAGAACGATACATTGGTTTTTCTGCGCCAGTTTCGATATCTCAGCAAACCCCGCTGGGAGATACAACCGGCATTGATGTGCCCGGCCTGTTGTGGGATAAATTTCATAAACAAAAAGAGGGAATAAAGGGGCTTGTGCCAAACGGCATAGAGTTTGCCGCTTCTTCTTTCGGTGAAAATGAAGATGGTACTTTTACCTATTTTGTGGGTGCTTCTGCAATTCCTGGCACAACTGCATATAGTGATTTAGTGACTTGGGAACTTCCTGCCGCCGAATATATCGTGTGTTCTTTTGAAGCGGAGAGTTTCGAAGAATTGATAACTTCGGCATTAGATAAAAGCATGAATTATTTGTTTCTCGTTTGGCTTCCAAAACACAATTTATCAACGCAGCCATTTTCAGCAGAAAAATATATAAGTGTAAATCCCCAAATGTGCAAAATGGAATTATGGGTGATACCCATATCAGATATTGATCAAAAAAAGTAG
- a CDS encoding XkdX family protein — protein sequence MFEMLLWLFKSGKLSETLLENAVSKKWITENEKNNILIP from the coding sequence ATGTTTGAAATGTTATTGTGGTTATTTAAATCTGGTAAATTATCTGAAACGTTACTCGAAAATGCAGTTTCTAAGAAATGGATTACTGAAAATGAAAAGAATAATATTCTAATACCATAA
- a CDS encoding non-homologous end joining protein Ku, with amino-acid sequence MAIAHKSAISVGLLYIPVGLYKTTKDISVSFNQLCKDTHERVRQKKICPSCNKEVTSNEIIKGYEYEKGKYVTFTEDELEKIKTKKDKTIHIEHFAMLSDVDQIFYEKNYYVVPEPGAEKAFELLRQAMLAQEKVGIAKTVLGTTESLIVLYPTNEGIIAKTLYYQAEIQAVPVASAKVEVSDPEVEMAKTMIDSMTSAFDPGLYHDEYQEKLRQAIESKIAGKEIVNVDKESPNNIIDLMEAMKKTVEMTKSNKGLA; translated from the coding sequence ATGGCCATAGCTCATAAAAGTGCAATAAGCGTAGGTTTACTTTATATACCGGTGGGATTATACAAAACAACAAAAGATATATCAGTAAGTTTCAATCAACTCTGTAAAGATACCCACGAACGAGTAAGACAAAAGAAAATATGTCCTTCATGCAATAAAGAAGTAACAAGCAATGAAATTATAAAGGGGTATGAATACGAAAAGGGTAAATATGTGACTTTCACGGAAGATGAACTGGAAAAAATAAAAACAAAGAAAGACAAGACAATACACATAGAACATTTTGCGATGTTGTCTGATGTAGATCAAATATTTTATGAAAAAAACTATTATGTTGTCCCGGAACCGGGAGCAGAAAAAGCATTCGAACTATTAAGACAGGCAATGTTAGCCCAGGAAAAAGTGGGAATTGCAAAAACCGTCCTGGGTACAACAGAAAGCCTTATCGTATTATATCCGACAAACGAAGGAATCATTGCAAAAACTCTTTATTATCAGGCCGAAATACAGGCGGTGCCCGTAGCATCAGCAAAAGTAGAGGTCAGTGATCCAGAAGTTGAAATGGCAAAGACAATGATTGACTCTATGACATCTGCTTTTGACCCAGGTTTATATCATGATGAATATCAGGAAAAACTTCGGCAAGCAATTGAATCTAAAATTGCCGGAAAAGAGATAGTAAATGTTGACAAAGAGAGTCCAAACAACATCATCGATTTGATGGAAGCGATGAAGAAGACAGTTGAAATGACAAAGAGTAACAAAGGGCTGGCATAA
- a CDS encoding DUF3788 domain-containing protein encodes MLWSELFNSGHEPLDKEIREFVDTPLWDSLADHLQQTYNAKSKLFYSCCSMDKGFWKGWNVKYKKSGKALCSLYPKKGYFVALVNVGAKESPEADLLIPLCDEYTQDLYIQTKSGTSGKSLAINVTSENILCDVRELIALRAGRV; translated from the coding sequence ATGTTGTGGAGTGAATTGTTCAATAGCGGACATGAACCATTAGATAAAGAAATAAGGGAATTTGTCGATACTCCTTTATGGGATAGTCTGGCTGATCATTTACAGCAGACATACAATGCAAAATCGAAATTATTTTATAGCTGTTGCTCTATGGATAAAGGTTTTTGGAAAGGCTGGAATGTAAAATACAAAAAAAGCGGAAAAGCATTGTGTTCACTTTACCCAAAGAAAGGGTATTTCGTAGCCCTCGTGAATGTGGGAGCAAAAGAATCCCCCGAAGCTGACCTGCTAATTCCCCTTTGCGACGAATACACACAAGATTTATATATTCAGACCAAATCTGGTACAAGCGGTAAATCATTGGCGATAAACGTAACAAGTGAAAACATATTGTGTGATGTAAGGGAATTGATTGCGCTGCGAGCCGGCCGTGTTTAA
- a CDS encoding CatA-like O-acetyltransferase: MSYQHLDMEHYQRKDQFNLFRNFAYPYVGMTVNLDITYFMSAIKEKELPFYLTFLYASAQAANSIPEFRRRIHGDGIIEYDHCIPSYTLALEDENYCYCTADDRLPFGAYLKDGKQRQEMARQSQSLSDGKDEDQLFYFSSIPWVSYTSIIQPVPIPADSNPRITWGKYFKSEGSLKVPVTILANHALMDGFHISKFFMELQSRCDHLDWLQ; this comes from the coding sequence ATGAGTTATCAACATCTTGACATGGAACATTATCAGCGAAAAGATCAATTTAACCTTTTCCGCAATTTCGCTTACCCATACGTAGGTATGACCGTAAATTTGGACATTACATATTTCATGAGCGCTATTAAAGAAAAAGAACTGCCCTTTTATTTGACTTTCCTTTATGCGTCCGCTCAGGCAGCCAACTCTATCCCGGAATTCCGCCGCCGCATTCATGGAGATGGAATAATTGAATATGACCATTGTATCCCTTCCTATACTCTTGCCTTAGAAGACGAAAACTATTGTTACTGCACCGCAGACGACCGACTGCCCTTTGGCGCTTATCTTAAGGATGGAAAGCAGCGGCAGGAAATGGCCAGACAGTCCCAGTCTCTTTCGGACGGGAAAGACGAGGATCAGCTCTTCTACTTTTCCAGCATTCCATGGGTGAGCTATACGTCTATCATTCAACCGGTTCCGATTCCAGCTGACAGCAATCCCCGTATTACCTGGGGTAAGTATTTCAAATCAGAGGGAAGCTTAAAGGTACCGGTAACAATCCTGGCCAATCATGCCCTCATGGATGGATTCCATATATCAAAGTTTTTTATGGAGCTTCAAAGCAGGTGTGATCACCTTGATTGGCTGCAGTAA
- a CDS encoding GNAT family N-acetyltransferase produces MEFTYDSNKIDLYHSDNNLLAEVTFPAVDQNTVNINHTYVDDSLRGQGVAGQLMEAVAKQLRSENKKAILTCSYAIKWFEKHPEYNDLVK; encoded by the coding sequence ATGGAATTCACTTACGATTCAAACAAAATCGATCTCTATCATTCCGATAACAACTTACTTGCTGAGGTTACTTTTCCAGCAGTTGACCAGAATACCGTAAATATCAATCATACCTATGTAGATGATTCTCTCAGAGGCCAGGGTGTGGCAGGACAACTTATGGAGGCCGTAGCAAAACAATTACGGTCCGAAAATAAAAAAGCCATCCTGACATGCTCCTATGCGATTAAATGGTTCGAAAAACATCCTGAATATAATGATTTGGTGAAATAG
- a CDS encoding tyrosine-type recombinase/integrase: MCSSITSSVIDSIMIELSENNIITADKLSDTKMILEICLLKYNISEIEQKNEISTDVDRTQFYLQQFLLNMKLRGCTAGSIKSYNNELKNFLLYINKQINDITYHDIQNFLAYGKIHKKWADRTYNIKLIIIRSFFAFLYEEDYIKTNPGKKLHETKVEHKIGIIVTPYQREEIKCACKNEREQAMCEMLYSTGARISELCALNIHDINFHNMSAIVYGKGRKEREIYFNAPTKLHLEKYLDSRSDNNPALFVISKKPYTRLTPSSVRAMLKRIKQRDDNIANIKLTPHVFRRTVGTDMINKGAPLEIVAEKLGHIKLDTTRQCYASISRNTVHQANNKYIG, from the coding sequence ATGTGCTCATCCATTACATCCAGTGTTATTGATAGTATAATGATAGAACTATCCGAAAATAACATAATAACAGCCGATAAGCTTTCAGATACTAAAATGATTTTAGAAATATGCCTTTTAAAATATAATATTTCAGAAATTGAACAAAAAAATGAGATTTCCACTGACGTAGATAGGACACAATTTTATTTACAACAATTTTTATTAAACATGAAATTACGAGGCTGTACTGCTGGAAGTATTAAGAGTTACAATAATGAATTAAAAAATTTTTTGTTATACATAAATAAACAAATTAATGATATCACTTATCATGATATACAAAATTTTTTGGCTTATGGAAAAATACACAAAAAATGGGCAGATAGAACATACAATATAAAATTAATTATAATCCGCTCTTTCTTTGCGTTTTTGTATGAAGAAGACTATATAAAAACTAATCCTGGGAAAAAACTTCATGAAACCAAGGTTGAACATAAAATTGGAATAATAGTAACCCCATATCAAAGGGAAGAAATAAAATGTGCTTGCAAAAATGAAAGAGAACAGGCAATGTGCGAAATGCTATATAGCACCGGTGCTAGAATAAGCGAGTTGTGTGCCTTGAATATACATGATATAAATTTTCATAACATGTCTGCGATTGTATATGGTAAGGGCAGAAAAGAAAGAGAGATATATTTTAACGCACCAACCAAATTACATCTTGAAAAATATTTGGATTCAAGGTCAGATAATAATCCGGCTTTATTTGTGATATCTAAAAAACCATATACAAGACTGACTCCATCTTCAGTTAGAGCTATGCTAAAAAGAATAAAACAAAGAGATGACAATATTGCGAATATTAAATTAACACCACATGTATTCCGAAGAACGGTAGGTACTGATATGATAAATAAAGGCGCCCCTTTGGAAATTGTTGCAGAAAAATTAGGCCATATAAAACTAGATACCACAAGACAGTGCTACGCTTCAATTAGCAGAAATACCGTACATCAAGCAAACAATAAGTACATTGGATAA
- the lexA gene encoding transcriptional repressor LexA → MKKLSDKQKLVYDYIKQYVKQNGYPPTVREVADELGKSASTAQFHMQKLEELGHIVRDPAKPRAYELKELNNKTVDIPVLGTVAAGLPLYAEQNIREYFPIPAEIAKGNDYFMLKVKGDSMIKVAIYNGDLILVSRQSYVDNGEIAVVLVNNEATVKRFYKEDGYYRLQPENDLMPPIIVYNAEILGKVVGAFRTM, encoded by the coding sequence ATGAAAAAACTGTCTGATAAACAAAAATTAGTATACGACTATATCAAGCAATATGTCAAGCAAAATGGATATCCACCTACAGTGAGAGAGGTGGCAGATGAGCTAGGTAAATCAGCTTCTACCGCACAATTTCATATGCAGAAACTGGAAGAACTGGGACATATTGTCCGAGATCCTGCTAAACCTAGAGCATACGAACTTAAAGAGTTAAATAATAAGACTGTTGACATACCCGTACTTGGTACTGTTGCCGCTGGATTACCGTTATATGCAGAACAAAATATAAGAGAATATTTTCCAATCCCTGCCGAAATAGCCAAGGGTAATGACTATTTCATGCTTAAAGTAAAGGGTGACAGCATGATTAAGGTTGCGATTTATAACGGTGATCTTATTTTAGTGAGTAGGCAGTCCTATGTAGATAATGGAGAAATAGCAGTAGTATTGGTAAATAATGAAGCAACAGTAAAACGCTTTTATAAAGAAGATGGGTATTATAGATTACAGCCAGAAAATGATTTGATGCCTCCGATTATCGTGTACAATGCCGAAATATTAGGCAAAGTAGTTGGAGCGTTTAGGACTATGTAA
- a CDS encoding methyltransferase family protein, with amino-acid sequence MNAFLLIIPIFLIRFGLLKMMNKDALSRAAFFAPLEGREKAAYLFYQFSNAFIILYSLFLKIQTKPPLFFIALYIYLLGISVLIIATVNFAKPGQSGINTNGIYKISRNPMYIGYFIYFLSCVLLTHSILLLISLLVFQISAHWIILSEERWCINKFGKEYVNYMSKVKRYI; translated from the coding sequence ATGAATGCATTTCTATTAATAATACCTATCTTTCTCATAAGGTTCGGCTTGTTAAAAATGATGAATAAAGACGCGTTAAGCCGTGCCGCATTCTTTGCCCCATTAGAGGGCAGAGAAAAGGCTGCCTACCTCTTTTACCAGTTTTCAAACGCTTTTATTATCTTATATTCACTTTTTTTAAAAATCCAGACCAAACCGCCATTGTTTTTTATCGCCTTGTATATCTATCTCTTAGGTATCAGTGTTCTAATAATTGCCACTGTTAACTTTGCAAAACCTGGGCAAAGCGGAATAAATACAAACGGAATATATAAAATTTCCCGTAACCCTATGTATATCGGTTATTTCATATATTTCTTAAGCTGTGTATTGTTAACACATTCTATTCTGCTGCTTATATCCCTGCTTGTTTTTCAAATATCTGCACACTGGATTATACTTTCCGAAGAAAGATGGTGCATCAACAAATTTGGGAAAGAGTATGTAAACTACATGAGTAAGGTTAAGCGGTATATCTAA